The Aethina tumida isolate Nest 87 chromosome 5, icAetTumi1.1, whole genome shotgun sequence genomic sequence cttCGAAATATATCATAGATTTAATCTATCAGGGGGTCTCTTTACCCGTGTCGAACGTCGAATATTAACCGGTATTGATACTACCGTTTCTGGATTTACGGGTGGAGCTTCTTCGTGCACCAATCTTGGTGGTTGAAAAATAGTAAGATGTTCATTGTATTGTTCAGAACCTCGTTATCAATATGGTTTTCTTCACAATTTGGTTTATCTTGATCTTGGTCCTCATTAATATCactggttaaaatattattttgaattttattttcttctccgCCTTGTGTTACCATATAcggctttaatttatttatttgaagaacCACATCTTTTctcgaatttatttttctgactTTATACGTTTTATTTCGATAATTTCACCTCTTTATATACAGAATTTAATCTGGCCAATAATTCTGGGAGATTTTCTGCATAATCGTATTTAACTTAGAGGTTTAATTATATCATCAGATGGCATTACCGGGTCTCTGCCGTAAAGCAAAAAGGGATAGAAGTTCTATATGCCATAAGATCGTAGGGAATCCAAGTGTCCCAGTCACGTTAATCTTTAGGTATAGAATGTGACAACATGTCTTTTAAAACTCTATGAATACGTTCTGTTGCATTATTACTAGGATGAAACGGAATTGTttgcaatttttcaatttgttcctTGAtcagttattaattgtttaagtgTAGAATGTTCATTCATATTCCGCATATTAagccaataaaattttgtttttaataattcctaTGTTTTTTGTTGTCCCATATGAGGATAAAATGgtataaaatgataatcttTTAGTACTTTTTCCACAAAACTTTTAGGAATAACTAATCTATCACGTTCTCCTCTTTTATAAAGTACATTATCCGcgtttagaaaatattgaagaattttattgtcttcattattaatttgccCTGTAATTGCTCTACAAAAGTGATCGTTTTCTTGTTTCAACTAATACTAATAGTATTTATTGAAAGTTTATCTTTGTCTGAAAcgcaaatttcaattttttttgattttagtatgattaaatacatatttaattattttcgacACAATGCCCCAATTTAATTCGTCTAAACCACATGGAGTTTTAGGTATcgcaaaatattcaatttcgaGTTCCGCACACAATCTGCCACTTCTCCAATCTTGGgtcattacaaaatatttacttacaaaaTGAACTAATGCTTACTTTTCCGAACAAGCAAATATGTGTTTactaatttcacttttttattatcaatgtcCGGAttcattatacaatttaaaatgtcattttcgTATGAAGAAATCttatatatattgtacatGTATATTGattctattaaataacaagaataaaaattaaactaatttcaaatcaattttatattttggtaacgtaaatatatttttttaatgttcataACCGTCTGGCAAAGCGTTGGTATGAGGATTATGGAAGAGGGACTTATTACCGTCACCCCATGGGAATCGTTTGGTGCGAGTTCTCAGATGATCGTACTTGATGAAAGGCACCTGTTCACGACCCTGACTTTGGTGACCAAGCCAGATGTTAGCACCGCACAAAGCGATGGACGGGAATGCCACTAAAAATGTCAGCTTCTTCCACACTTTAAAGCCACCTTAAATGCGAATTATATTGTACAAGTAACCTAACAATGACGGTGAAGTGATGCTTACCTTCGCG encodes the following:
- the LOC126265737 gene encoding cytochrome c oxidase subunit 6A, mitochondrial-like gives rise to the protein MTTIIHHLCRRYIQTTVNKTVNKFRVAGPSAISGSREGGFKVWKKLTFLVAFPSIALCGANIWLGHQSQGREQVPFIKYDHLRTRTKRFPWGDGNKSLFHNPHTNALPDGYEH